The segment TCTGATGCAAATTTCTGCAAAAAATGTGGGACTCAATTACAGCATAGTCAACGTGCAGAGTAATAGAGCCTCTGTCCATTCGACGATCGCTCCATATGTATCTCCGGTCTGACCGCCTAATTTCCGATTGAGCAAAGCTCCGACTGCAACAGCGATCGCGCTACCGATCACCATGCCCGGACGCACCATCAAGCTGAATCCCATCAAAATCAGCAACGTCGGAACCGCTTCCCAAATTGACTCAATCGCTTCTTTATGAAATGCACCTTTTCCAGTGGGTTTGAGATAGGGATATTTCGCGATCGCGACCAACTGTCCCCAACGTCCCCAGCCTGCAACCGCCATTAAAATCCAAACTCGACCCGTTGCAATTTCGCTCAATGCCACAGTTTTGAGCAATAACAAAATCACAGCAGTCATCGCACCAAACGCGCCCGTAGCGCTATCTGCCATCACTTCTAAACGGCGCTCAGGATTCATCACGGCGAGTCCGTCGGCAGTATCCATTGCGCCATCGAGATGCAATCCGCCTGTAATCGCCACCCAAGCTGCAACATCGATCGCGCTGCGGGTCAATACCGGCATCCCGAGCCAAGCCAAACCCCAATCTAAACCGCCGATCAATCCACCAATTGTCAATCCGACCAAAGGCGAGAATCTTGCAATCCCCCGAAACTCTAAGTTGGCAGAGACTGGAAGCGGCAAACATGTATAAAAGGTAAGCGCTGCAAGGCATTGACTTAATACTTTCGTAAACATTGTTCAGAATTAATTTACATAACGTAAACTTCTAATACCTTCTGGCAGGATCGCATTTGCGATTTACAGCCATAATTGCTTTAGGAAGCATCTAACTGAAGTTACAGATCGAGCCTGGTTTCATTTGCCTGATTTGGTTTGTTGAGTGCGACCCAACCCCCATCGACTATGTTGCTGTCATGAGTCACGATTCACTTTCCCGCCCATCTCGAATTCCCGCTCCCTGTATTATCGATGACGGCACGATCGTCGATAAGCAAGATATGCAACGGGTGTTGACTGATCTTAATCGGGTTCGCTACATCCACATTCAAGACGGCAAAACCAGAAGCGAAGGAGAAGGCTGTGTCCTAGAAGTTTTTGCCGATCCGCATCGCGCGACCATGGTTGCGAATCATGCGCTATATCTCAATGTCCATAGTTTTGACTATTTGCAATTGAGCAAGCTTGAAGCGGACTCCTATTTTGATTTAATTCAAGACGATCGCCAACTGCGCTTAATTCCTTTGTCGAATCCGATGCAGGAGCAATCGAATCGCGGCATTAATGTGGCA is part of the Leptolyngbya boryana PCC 6306 genome and harbors:
- the cobS gene encoding adenosylcobinamide-GDP ribazoletransferase, translated to MFTKVLSQCLAALTFYTCLPLPVSANLEFRGIARFSPLVGLTIGGLIGGLDWGLAWLGMPVLTRSAIDVAAWVAITGGLHLDGAMDTADGLAVMNPERRLEVMADSATGAFGAMTAVILLLLKTVALSEIATGRVWILMAVAGWGRWGQLVAIAKYPYLKPTGKGAFHKEAIESIWEAVPTLLILMGFSLMVRPGMVIGSAIAVAVGALLNRKLGGQTGDTYGAIVEWTEALLLCTLTML